In Bifidobacterium scardovii JCM 12489 = DSM 13734, the genomic stretch AATGCTCGGTGCTGGACGGCTGCGGCCTGGACGCCAAGGAGGCCGGCTCCCGGCTGGCCGAGGCGCTGGGGGCCGAACTCGTGCAGGTGATCGGCAACCGCTTCGTGATCTATCGCCGCTCGCACCGCGACGACGTCGAGCACATCCGCCTCGTGCGCGAGTAGCGCGACCGGGCGAACGCCCGCATCCCCCCCCCGCTTTCCCCGATGCAAAGGAGCACAGGACATGACC encodes the following:
- a CDS encoding YhbY family RNA-binding protein; its protein translation is MALSKKQVKQLRALANPMNPLIQIGKNEVNEATVKQADETIEKRELIKCSVLDGCGLDAKEAGSRLAEALGAELVQVIGNRFVIYRRSHRDDVEHIRLVRE